In the Agromyces flavus genome, ACGAGCGGCACGAGCGCGACGGTCGGTGCGAGCATGAGGCCGCCGAGGATGACGGTGGACCACGTGCGCGACCAGGGGATCTCGACGCGCGTCAGGCCGTACGCCGCCCACGCGCTGATGAACACCGTGGCGATCGTCGACGTGACCGTGACGAGGATGCTCGTCGTGAGGTAGTTGCTCACGCCGCGGTTCCACGCGTCGGCGTAGTTGTCCCAGCCCCACTGCAGCGGCAGGGCGAACGGGTTGCCGAACAGCTCGGCGTTGGACTTGAAGCCGTTGAGCACCATCCACGTGAGCGGGTAGACGACCACCACCACGAGGCAGAGCAGGAACGTCCACATGAACACGCGGCCGATGGCCCCGGTGAAGGCGAGTCGGGTCACCATTCCACCCTTCTGCGACGGTTGATCCAGAGCTGCACGAGGGCGATCGCGAGCGTGATGACGAAGATGACCGTCGCGATCGCGGCCGCGTAGCCGAAGTCGTTTCGCACGAAGCCGTTGCGGTAGAGCCATGTGCCGAGCACCTGGGTCGAGTTGTTGGGCCCGCCCGAGGTCATGACCATGACTTCGTTGAAGACCTGGAAGGCACCCGAGATCGTGACGATGATCATGAGTCCGGTCATCTCGCGCACGAGGGGGAGCGTGACGGTGAAGAACCGGCGGACGGGTCCGATGCCGTCGATCGCCGCCGCCTCGTAGAGCTCGGACGGGATGCGCTGGATCGCGACCGCGAACAGCAGCGTCGAGTAGCCGAAGCCCTGCCACTGGCTCATCACGATGATCGCCATCATCGCCGTCGACTCCTGCCCGAGCCACGGCTGCGCCCAGGCTCCGAGGCCCACGGCGTCGAGCGCGTGGTTGAGCAGGCCCAGGTTGGGCTCGTAGATGAAGTAGAAGAGCAGGCCGGCGACCGTGAGCGAGATGGCGGATGGCACGAAGTAGATCGCGCGCAGCCCGCGACGCCACCGGTCGTGGCGGATGCTCTCGATCACCGCGGCGAGCACGATCGCCCCGAACACCTGGAAGACGAGCGAGACGACGGCGTAGAGCACGTTGTTCCACAGCGACGACCAGAAGATCGGATCTGCCGCCAGTCGCTGGTAGTTCTCTGCGCCGATGAACTCCTGGCTGCCGCTGTAGATGTCCCACTCGAGCGTCGAGAACCCGAGGTTCTGCACGAGCGGCAGGTAGACGAACACCGCGAGCACGACGACGGCCGGGAGGATCCAGGCCAGGCCGAGCAGGCGCCGGATGCCGCGGCGCCGCGGTGCCCGAGGGGGCGGGGCGACGGTGGTGAGTGCCACCGTCGCCCGCGTCTCGGTCCTATCGAGCTGAGTCAGAAGCATTCCGCACGCTCTCGAGGATCTCTTCGGGCGTCGAGCCGCCGCTGATCAGGGCCTCGCCGCCGGCGAGCCAGGCGTCCGCGACCTCGGGGACGGTCACGGTGTCGAGCCAGATGACCATCTCGGATGCCTCGTTCACTTTCGTGATGCCGTCGAACACCGGGACGCTCGAGGTCTCGGGGGTCACGGCGCCGACGATCGTGCTCGGCTGGCCGTACGGCGGCGACGAGAGCGTCGTCGCGCTCTCGAGCGTCGTCGCGAACTTCATGAAATCGACGGCGAGAGCTGCCCGCGGCGACTTCGCGTTGATGAGGTAGCCCTCGGGCGAACCCTCGATCGCTCCCGGCTCACCCTCGGCACCCTCGGGGACGGGCAGCTGGAAGATGCCGAACTGCTCGGGCGTGAGCGCGTTGCCCTCGGCGGTCACCGTGTCGAACTCGAGGATCTCCTGGTAGTACATGGCCGCGCGGCCGCCGGCGAGCGCCTCCTGCGCGGTGGTGTACAGCACGCCGTTCGTGCCG is a window encoding:
- a CDS encoding carbohydrate ABC transporter permease, coding for MALTTVAPPPRAPRRRGIRRLLGLAWILPAVVVLAVFVYLPLVQNLGFSTLEWDIYSGSQEFIGAENYQRLAADPIFWSSLWNNVLYAVVSLVFQVFGAIVLAAVIESIRHDRWRRGLRAIYFVPSAISLTVAGLLFYFIYEPNLGLLNHALDAVGLGAWAQPWLGQESTAMMAIIVMSQWQGFGYSTLLFAVAIQRIPSELYEAAAIDGIGPVRRFFTVTLPLVREMTGLMIIVTISGAFQVFNEVMVMTSGGPNNSTQVLGTWLYRNGFVRNDFGYAAAIATVIFVITLAIALVQLWINRRRRVEW